A window from Corythoichthys intestinalis isolate RoL2023-P3 chromosome 10, ASM3026506v1, whole genome shotgun sequence encodes these proteins:
- the gnrh3 gene encoding gonadotropin-releasing hormone 3: MESSCKAAVHVLVLALLVQAAVAQHWSYGWLPGGKRSVGELEATIRMMGTGGVVSLPEEASAQTHERRRPYNVMDDDSHHFERKKRFSYK, from the exons ATGGAGTCCAGCTGTAAAGCAGCGGTGCACGTGTTAGTGTTGGCCTTGCTGGTTCAGGCGGCCGTGGCTCAGCACTGGTCATACGGGTGGTTGCCGGGTGGGAAGAGAAGTGTGGGAGAGCTTGAGGCGACCATTAGG ATGATGGGTACAGGGGGCGTGGTGTCTCTTCCCGAAGAGGCGAGTGCCCAAACCCATGAGAGACGTCGACCATACAATGTA ATGGATGATGATTCCCATCATTTTGAGCGAAAGAAAAGGTTCTCATATAAATGA